The segment CCCCCGAAAAGAAGCAGTTTTTCCGTCAAAGTGGTTTTTCCGGCATCAGGGTGGGAAATGATTGCAAAAGTTCGTCGTTTTTCGATGCTCGCTTCTAGTGCCGACTGTCCGTTATTCAAAACCATTCCTCCCTTACTTAAATCAATACTTCTAATAATGACACCAGTAATATCGCGCCAAGCGGCGGAAGTAAATAGGGATAGATACCACCGAAGCGTGACTGGCATGCTTCTTTAGTAAGTACCAAACACATGTGTACAGGCGAAGCGATATAGCCTACCATTGTACTGATGAATACCAGCGACAAGAATGCTATTTTATCAGTGCCCGGCGGTATCAACGGCATAAATAAGGGCAAAAGAATACCTACTCCTGCCAATGAAGACCCGGTAGCCATACCGGTGAGCATGGGCACAACAATTGCCAACAGCAGTACGGGTACACCCAAGCTGCCCAGATAATCGGCAATAGTGTTCATGGACCCCGATGCCTCAACAAACCCGCGGAACACCATGATACCCAGCACTGCCAAAGCTAATTTCCAATCTAAGCCAGGTAAGAAATTATATCTTAAACGCTTCCACGCATCTGCTGCGGTATTAACGTCCACAAATAAGGCTACCAATATACCAACACCTACGGAAATGATAAAAGGAACTTTAACAACCGCCAGAATAATGACCAGGTAAATGGGCAGCGCATAATGTAATAGCTTTAGAAATGCTTTACCCCATGGTTCCCTCTGTTCTTGCCCCGGAACACTGCCGGCGGCACCCCGCAGTATTACCACCAGACTTACTGCCAGCCCCGCTGCCATAGGTAGGGCCTGCTGGCGGGCAAAAGCGGCTATGCTGATACCGCTTAGACTTTCAGCCAGAATAAGAGTGGGATACAGGGGGAAAACGAAATAAACCAAATGCCTATAAAGGATATTGGCCGCTGCTTGTTTTTCCGGTGACAGACCGGCTTTATTACCCGTTTCCGCCACCAACGGCGCAGACATCACTGCCCCGCCAGGCACCGGTAAAAGACCAATAATCACCGGGAGTGACACTACCAAAAGACGCAGGTCGCGCAGCACTACCAACATCACCTTTACCAGTTTCTCCAATATCCCAGCCTGCTTGAGAATATAACCCAAAGCATTGATTAAGACCACAGTTAGTGTCAGCTCCAAGGTATTTCGATCTGCCAAACTGCTCCACAATACCTGCAATCCGGCATGCAGAGAAAAGCCCCCCGTCAGCACCACAATTAATGACCCGGCCAACATGGCCAGGCCAAAATCATGCCAACGGTTCAATACCAACACCGCTATTATGAATGCTAATAATACGCCTACAACTCCGAACATAAAATTAATTCCGTCTCCTTTGTTTAAGCGTGGGTGGCTGCCGAAGCGGACTTCGCTGTTTCTTTCTGTTGTTTCAACAATGCATAGTCCATGCTGTCCAACAGCGCCTGCCAGCTGGCCTCAATAATATTTTGGGATACGCCTACGGTGCTCCATGAATTATGGGCATCGCGCGACTCGATTAATACCCTTACCTTGGCACCGGTACCGTCTTTTTCGTCTAACACCCGCACTTTATAGTCAGTAAGATGCATCTCCTTAATTACCGGATAAAATTCTTCCAATGCCTTTCTTAAGGCATTATCCAAGGCATTTACCGGACCGTTGCCTTCCGCTGCAGTATGCACCACCTGGTCCTCTACCTTTAGTTTAATCACTGCTTCTGATAAAATATCTTCATTGGTCCGTTTTTCCATCATTATTTTAAATGATTCCAACTGAAAAAGTTCACGGTATTGGTTTGTGGCTTTTTTAATCTGAAGTTCCAATGATGCTTCCGCACCTTCAAATTGATAACCCTGGTACTCCATCTCCTTAATATGCCTAATCAGGTCCCGCGAAACTTCCTTTTCTGCCAGATTATCTATCTTTAATTCTTCAGATTTAAACAGTAAGTTACTAGCTCCACTTAACTCAGATACCAATACCCGGCGTTGATTGCCCACTCGTTCGGGTTCAATGTGCTCATAAGTCTTGCTATCCTTTAATACAGCACTGACATGTATACCGCCCTTATGAGCAAAGGAACTTTTACCAACAAATGCCTGGTTATGTGGTACTGTGGTGTTTGCTATTTCACTTATATAGCGCGAAGATTCCGTGAGCCGCTCCAGATGGCCGGTGGGCAGGCAGTGTTTGCCCATCTTAGTCTCCAGATTGGCTACCACCGAACAAATATTGGCGTTACCGCAGCGTTCACCCAACCCGTTGATGGTACCTTGCACCATTACAGCTCCGGATTTCACCGCTGCCAAGGTGTTGGCCACTGCCATTTCCCCATCATTATGAGCATGAATACCCAGAGGGATCTCCACTGTCTCTTTGACACAGCTGACTGCAGCAGCAATCTCATCAGGCATGGACCCGCCATTAGTGTCGCATAAAGCAAGCCAGTCTGCGCCGCCTGCCGCCGCTGCCCTAATTGTCTCCATGGCATATTCCCAGTTAGCCTTGTAGGCATCGAAAAAATGCTCTGCATCATAGATGACCTCAAGACCGTTTTCCTTAAAGTAAGCCACGGTCTCTCCAATCATGGCAAGGTTCTCTTCCAGAGTGGTTCCCAGTGCTTTCAGTACATGAAGGTCCCAACTCTTGCCAAAGAGGGCAACCGTTTTGACACCGCTCTCCATAACTGCCTGGATATTTGTGTCAGCAGCTACTGCCGTATTGGGGCGGCGGGTACTGGTAAAGGCGGTCAGTTTTGCATGACAAGGGCTTAATTCCCGAGCACGGCGGAAAAACTCCAAATCCTTTGGATTAGAACCTGGCCAGCCCCCTTCAATATAATCTACGCCAAGGTATTCAAGCTTCTGGGCAATTTTCAGTTTATCCTGGACCGTAAGGCTAATGCCCTCGCCCTGCGCTCCATCCCTCAATGTGGTATCAAATACATATACTTTAGCCATTACTCAGCTCACCTCTTAGCCCGGACCACCCACCGGCAATAAACCTGCTGCATTTAGACGGTGGCAGCCGCAAATCTACAATTGCTCTCGCACCAGGGCGCCCATTTCTGTTGTTCCTATCTGCTTGGCACCTGGTGTCATTATATCGCCGGTTCTGTATCCCGCATTTAACACTCGTTCCACTGCATTACGGATGGAATCAGCAGCAGTGGTCATATTAAAGGTTAGCTCCAGCATCATCGCCACGGATAAAATCGTAGCCAAGGGATTTGCCAAACCCTTGCCGGCTATGTCCGGTGCCGAGCCATGGGCCGGTTCGTAAAGAGCAACCTCACC is part of the Metallumcola ferriviriculae genome and harbors:
- the cimA gene encoding citramalate synthase, with protein sequence MAKVYVFDTTLRDGAQGEGISLTVQDKLKIAQKLEYLGVDYIEGGWPGSNPKDLEFFRRARELSPCHAKLTAFTSTRRPNTAVAADTNIQAVMESGVKTVALFGKSWDLHVLKALGTTLEENLAMIGETVAYFKENGLEVIYDAEHFFDAYKANWEYAMETIRAAAAGGADWLALCDTNGGSMPDEIAAAVSCVKETVEIPLGIHAHNDGEMAVANTLAAVKSGAVMVQGTINGLGERCGNANICSVVANLETKMGKHCLPTGHLERLTESSRYISEIANTTVPHNQAFVGKSSFAHKGGIHVSAVLKDSKTYEHIEPERVGNQRRVLVSELSGASNLLFKSEELKIDNLAEKEVSRDLIRHIKEMEYQGYQFEGAEASLELQIKKATNQYRELFQLESFKIMMEKRTNEDILSEAVIKLKVEDQVVHTAAEGNGPVNALDNALRKALEEFYPVIKEMHLTDYKVRVLDEKDGTGAKVRVLIESRDAHNSWSTVGVSQNIIEASWQALLDSMDYALLKQQKETAKSASAATHA
- a CDS encoding DUF401 family protein, yielding MFGVVGVLLAFIIAVLVLNRWHDFGLAMLAGSLIVVLTGGFSLHAGLQVLWSSLADRNTLELTLTVVLINALGYILKQAGILEKLVKVMLVVLRDLRLLVVSLPVIIGLLPVPGGAVMSAPLVAETGNKAGLSPEKQAAANILYRHLVYFVFPLYPTLILAESLSGISIAAFARQQALPMAAGLAVSLVVILRGAAGSVPGQEQREPWGKAFLKLLHYALPIYLVIILAVVKVPFIISVGVGILVALFVDVNTAADAWKRLRYNFLPGLDWKLALAVLGIMVFRGFVEASGSMNTIADYLGSLGVPVLLLAIVVPMLTGMATGSSLAGVGILLPLFMPLIPPGTDKIAFLSLVFISTMVGYIASPVHMCLVLTKEACQSRFGGIYPYLLPPLGAILLVSLLEVLI